The following are from one region of the Acidobacteriota bacterium genome:
- a CDS encoding mandelate racemase/muconate lactonizing enzyme family protein has translation MFTRREWMKQTGAAALAASLPRRLAASAQVKRSAPDYEQPMFDLPGKIRDAAKIESIELLRRGTTFFVRTRSVSGATGLAPTKQVEPFIPIFKDIVASFFIGKDARLIETLVDDVYRENYKLAGLAFWCPVAYIEQSLLDMLGRMAARPVGDLLGGVVRREIPVYLSGSVRETTAEQEVEVYVRSAERTGTRIVKFKIGGRMSRNLDAYPGRTDTLLRLARERLGPDVTLYADANGSYDATAAIEIGHRLEALGYAMFEEPCPWEELSETQQVARALKIPVACGEQDSSLWRFDINYNGGLIRAARVARIARKFGKTIVPHNTQTGASSVNILQFASCTPNIGRAMEYPCRDVQKPQDWFTPNFIIKEGRLPVPTGPGLGIEIDPAYLAKAEVVARVP, from the coding sequence CTACGAGCAGCCGATGTTCGACCTGCCCGGCAAGATCCGTGACGCGGCAAAGATCGAGTCGATCGAGCTGCTGCGGCGCGGGACGACCTTTTTCGTGCGCACCCGATCAGTCTCCGGCGCCACAGGCCTTGCCCCGACCAAGCAGGTCGAACCCTTCATTCCCATCTTCAAGGACATCGTCGCGTCGTTCTTCATCGGGAAGGACGCTCGGCTCATCGAGACGCTCGTCGACGATGTGTACCGGGAGAACTACAAACTGGCGGGCCTGGCATTCTGGTGCCCGGTCGCGTACATCGAACAAAGCCTGTTGGACATGCTCGGTCGCATGGCGGCACGGCCTGTCGGCGATCTGCTCGGAGGCGTCGTGCGCCGGGAGATCCCGGTGTATCTGTCTGGATCCGTTCGCGAGACGACCGCCGAGCAGGAAGTCGAGGTGTATGTGCGGAGCGCCGAGCGCACCGGGACGAGAATCGTCAAGTTCAAGATCGGCGGACGCATGAGCCGAAACCTCGATGCCTATCCCGGCCGCACCGACACGTTGCTGCGACTGGCCCGGGAGCGCCTCGGTCCCGATGTGACGCTCTACGCCGACGCGAACGGTTCGTACGATGCGACGGCGGCCATCGAGATAGGGCACCGCCTCGAAGCGCTCGGGTATGCGATGTTTGAGGAACCGTGCCCGTGGGAAGAGCTGTCGGAGACGCAACAGGTCGCCAGGGCTCTGAAGATTCCCGTGGCCTGCGGCGAGCAGGACTCGAGCCTGTGGCGCTTCGACATCAACTACAACGGCGGCTTGATTCGGGCCGCCCGCGTGGCACGCATCGCCCGCAAGTTCGGGAAGACGATCGTGCCGCACAATACCCAGACGGGAGCCTCGTCGGTCAACATTCTGCAGTTCGCTTCGTGCACGCCGAACATCGGTCGGGCGATGGAGTACCCCTGCCGCGACGTGCAGAAGCCTCAGGACTGGTTCACGCCGAATTTCATTATCAAGGAAGGCCGGTTGCCCGTGCCGACGGGGCCGGGCCTGGGGATTGAGATTGACCCTGCGTACCTCGCGAAGGCGGAGGTTGTCGCGAGGGTGCCGTAG